The DNA region ttaaaaaaaaaaggacgtTGAATCAGATAAAAATGAATAATCTTAAATACTGACTATGCACTTACACGTGAATCATAATATGCTTTCATCGAAAGTATGTTGACGATGAAATTGATGTGCAAGTGTACCCATTAATTAATTCGTTGGTTCTgctttttctaaataaagAGGAAAAAGGTTTGCAAGATATATATAGCTGCCAAAGGAACTGCACTAATATGAAAAGCCTgacaaacaaaagaaaaacacatCCGTGGGCTACGCacatcattattttttaattagataattaatataataatctaATAATCGATTTAGTTTCTGATTGGGAACACGTACCTGCCAAAAAAATGGGAAGATATACTTTTTCgccttttcattttaattttcttttaaacatTGGAATTTTATCAGGTGACagaaattactgaaaaatatattaaagaaacTCGTTCTCCCATGTTGGCGTTTTTCTTAGATTTGTTCTAGGGTATGGGTCGAAATCCAATTATGAAGAAGTTAATAGCAATGCAGAAGTCTTTTAACAACGTGAAGTCCAATTCATTTGGAATACCGAATATTGGGACACTATAAAATGGACTCATAAGAGAAGGAGAAAAACTCTTGTCGCTAGCAAATTTGAACACGAGTTTCCATCCATCGCACAATAGGTATTTGACGAAAGTATGCCGGTCTCTCTGTACcttaaaaccctaaaaaacCTTAAggatataataatatcaagcTTTAATTTCGACAACTATACCGCGAATCACCTCGGAGTCAACCTCGAGAATTCTATAGCTAACGTAAAGCCGGTTAACTCGGACTTTTGAGAAAATTGATGAGAACGGAATAAccgtaaaaaaataaaataaaatcaaaagagaGTATAACGTAATGGTGCATAGAGGTCACATGTTCGATATTTAGTGGGACTATCCgtacccctttattagttatttatgatttctcttttattgtattaggCTTTAGACGtcctttataattaaaaaataattgtaaaaagaatgtagaaaaatagaaattaccTAAAATGGAGAAACTCAGAGATGTTCGAAATTCAAACATTAACCAAACAATAATGTGGCAACTTTTTGaatcatttgaaaaataaatatccaAGCATGGAAAGTGTTTTGCATTACCATAATATATGCGTGATGCTCGCAATTTTTTTTGACGAAGACTTTTTGTGAACGAAATTTGAGAGTTAACTGAAATAAGTCAATTCTGTTTGGTAACTCATCTAACAACACCGAAGTTCAAATGAATTAAATCTGCCATCAGTATTTCATCGTCAACGTTATAGTATAACATATGCTGACATGAAGAGAATTTTAGGTTTTTATTCACATGGACTTGGGCAACTCACTCAATTTAAaattccttttcatttttttgtgtAAGTCGAAACACTAGTTTGAATAACTAAAATGCCCATAATATGTAAACCCAACGTATCAACCTATTGAGTAATGGGTGATCGTAAACTTATTAAGAAGAATACTTGGCTCGACCGGATGACACGTACCGCGGTAACTATGTACGTCGATACGTTGCCTTAGCTTAATGTATTGTGTAATAGGGGTTCACAATGAGGTGCCGTAATATCTAACCAATATAAGAAAAACTAATCATTAGatcattaaaatttaatagagTCTATCGTCAAAAGACATAGTCAACTATCAAACACGGATGAACGCGCAACATATACAGACTTTTCTGGCCATTTTGCGCTTTGAAAAAACAACTATTTTTTTATagtcttaattaattattaaagatCCTATTACCTTATGCATACAGttcataataataacaaaacacatgtaaaaagaagaataataataacaatacaatttatcaagaaaatgaataaCACTAATCatagttgaaattttttatttttttttcttttaggaaATTACGTGAGCAAAAGCCTCATCGACcgtctgttttttttttctctctctctttttttttgggtttcctTTTGGTTAActgtattataattaaatgagAGGAAAtatctttttacttttttatttttatttttatttttgtatttgagATGAGACATGAAGTAAAGCTACTGCTCTTATCCAATTAATGGTTGTCAGCACTTTCTCTGTCTTCCCCAtgttattactattattagcATTTAATTACTTCTTCTCTAGATATTGGTGTCAAAAAAcatcttttttcaaaatttttaaaataattataaaattgagttCGAGATCTTTTATAAATGTCATGTTGTCAAGGCAGATCAAATTGATCGATGCTTGAGCAAGGaatgataataaatttcaGTAAACAATTAGTTGACAAAATCGATTGATTGTATGAAtccttaaaatttttgaagaaATTTTATTGATCAACCGAAGAAAGCTAGCGCTATTATTACGACGCGTGTGGGGTCAGTCAAAATGCATCAAACGAAAGAGTGCCCTTCACCTAAACTCTTTGGTTAACTTCACCTAATTTTGGCATAAACgagaataattaaaacaaaacGGCTGCAATAATTCAAGCTTAGATCTGAAATTCGgtctaaatcaaattaaacttgaTAACTACAAGAAATATTTTCTCCAATTTCCAATTGACTTATTATACTTCACATTCTGAATTCACGTCACGACGAGGCCTGCATGTACTGGATGGTCCCAAAAATTTATGGCTCATTAATTACTACGTGTGGAAactgagaaaagaaaactatattcatttatatttatttatttatcgagTTAATGACCTAATAAAACATGAATTTTAgctcaatttttaattttgacactaactttattttttggcaAAAAAAGACATGAACTTGATTGTCTGGTCACGTTAGGCATccgtattattttttattcattttgcgGATTTGGCATAGAACGGTGTTTACGTGGTAAATGGTATTATATCACCTcagcaaaaattttaaaacttaaaggaaaatagaaagaaagtcATTGATCGGAGAAAGGATAGGCCACCTCCTCCCAATTGGAGTCACCGGTGACCCTCAAAGGCACCGACTAGCTTAGTCAGGGGAGTGGTGGATGAAATCAAGGATCTACCCACCGGAATCGGGAGAATCATCAAATAGGAGTTCTCTTGATTCTGACGGGTGGAGTCTCGATCCCAAGCACTACCTTTGGGGATTATCCCGATTTCAGCAGGTAGGGCATCGATCCTGATCACCACTCCCTAGTTGATGCTCTCTGAGGTCACCGATGGCTCCAATCGAAGTAATGGTGCCTAGTTGGGCCCCTCACTTTTTCTCCAATTAAAacatctctctttttcttttttctttttctttaaatttttattatttttgctaatATGGGATAACGCCGTTTGCTATGTAGGCATCATTTTCTATCGTGTCAGCAAAATGGATGAGAAATGACATAGATGCCTAACTTGACAAGAAAATCATAGTTCATGttctaccaaaaaataaaattcgtgtcaaaattttaaaaaaaaagtgatcaaaattcatgattttttgGACCATTAACCGTGATGAATTAAAATACAGTTCAAATGGCAATTATCTGTCTCTCCTCCAATAAAAGATATTTACGGAGTCCTCGTAATCAGAAGGCATTCAAAAGCTCAGGACCTGCTCTGCTCTTTAAGAAAACGCACAAGTTTATTTtcacatatacatatagcatatatatatgtgtgtgtgtgtcctATTTTATAACAATACATAATACATggccatatatatgtatataatgtAATGTTCGAGTTCATGGAGACATGAATACACGTGGGATGGGAGGGAAGAAGAGATTCAtctgaagaagaggaagaagaagaagaaggatagGAGAAGCAGCAGAAAGAGACAGAAGATTTAATTCTCTCTCCGTCTCCTCTCTTCTGCTGCTATAGCTGTTGAGTTGCTGCAGTTTCAGAGAGGAAAGCGCAAGCACCTGAGGTATGTTCCACCTTCCCATGCTTATGCTTCCCTTGTTTTCGCGTTTCATCTGCAGCAATACAAACAGCAGCAGAAGGCGAAGTCAAGAGTTTTGCCTGTCATCAAAGAAATTGTTCTGTCTTTGATTTTTGGCTTTTGTTGTTGTTTCTCTTCCTGTTTGGATATTGGAAGAGTTCTCATGAGACATGGAACTGTGCCCATTTGTctttgttgtacctgtgaaaGTGGCTCCTCACCGTTCGGTTTATTTAGTATTAAATTTGGTTTTCAGCTTCATTTCCATTCTCTTTGTCCTTCTAATCTCTCCATGATTGAGACCGCCCCTTGCATGACACTGCTGTGCTTTAAAACCGTTTTCCTAAGTGCAAATATTCCTTCTTTCTTCCCCGTTATTGATTCGTTTTCTCCAGGTAGGAGTCGGCGATCGTTTCTTTTGATTCGGCATCGTTCGCGTACCCTTTTGCATATATTTGATCAGTGTTCTTATACTCttgttttttgtttctttttggAGAGAAGAGGTTGATCGAAGATTGGTACAACAATTTCGCTAGGATTTGCAGACTCTCTGGAGAAAGCTCAAGTCTGGGTAATTGGTTATACTGATTCAGATTGTTCCAAAGGGACAGTCATATATCTATGTTTACTTTGGCGTCCTAGTTAGGATTATCTCGAGGTGTAAGATTGCCAAAAAAACTTCATCTGACTGATGATTCGTCTAAGGCTAATCAGGAACTTTGCGAAACTGATGATTTTCAGTTTATGTTTTCTGGAATATACTGCAGTTGCAGGGCTTCATTCGTCGTTCGAGTTTCTTTTTCCACGTGCAATGGAATTTCGTAGGGACCAGAAGTCATAACAATGGGAGGCTGCGTCTCTTCTACAAGTAAACACGTTCTGGTAACACGAAAGAACCGATTGAAGAAACTGTCATCGGGCAAGAAATGGCGTAGGAAGATATGCTCTTCCATTGTGCCGATAAGGCGTCGGACTAGTGCTGGGAACCGTGTGAGTGACTTCTCCGTTAGTGAGTTCGTCCATCTTGACTTTAATACACGCCCTGCAGATCCTGCCAGCAAGAGGCATGAGGTCTCAAACCGGAAGTTTCATCTGACCCAACTACAGTGGAATCATAGTCAAAACCAAATTGATGAAAATGGTAATTTCCCTCTGCGTTAATCATAACTCACGAATCAGTTTTGCCTTTTTTGTTTGTGTTTGAATCTAAATCGAGCAATGGAGAGTACTGGTTTGCTTTGGTCGTTTTCCTTTGAATAAGCAGTCTTGTATTTTGGATGAAGACTCAATATACATTTGGGTTTCGGTTGGTACTTGTGAAGGAATTTGCCAAGATGAAGCATGGTTCGACTCAGTCAGCATCCTGGAATCCGAGTCTGACGATGACTTCATTAGCATACATGGAGGTAACAGATAGTCCTCGTACCTGTGCTATTAATCACCCATGCAGTTAAACTGAtcaatttgaaattttctgAATTGGGAGCTTGTTCAAATTCCTGCAGATAGTTTTATCCAGGCCGCTCAATTTGAGAACACATCTCACACTGTAGATATTAATGGAAGTAATAAGTGTGATGGATACCATGAGAGTTGCAAAACAATAGACGAACCTGTTCAAGAACCTCGGGAAAAAAATCGAACCGCAAGTCCCATGCATCCAGCTCAGAAGAAGAAATCTACGGTTATTTTATTACCGGTGAAGAGGAAATCCTACGGCGGAGAGGAATCAACTGAGTATTGTAAGTCCTCAACGAACAGGATACGTTGTCCAAATCTATAATTATACTTCTTTGAATGACAGAAATAAGGCGTGTCAAATGTTCAGATCACAATGTTGTAGGGTCGGTTTGGTTCTTACAATTCCAGGAAAATGTCTGCAGTCATTGATGTTGCAGTTAAGGTGTTATTCAGGTACATCAGAGAGAATTGTGTATCGGCCCCGAGGAGGGCTCCAAATACCACGTTTTAAGGGGGAGAAGCCAACACCAGGGAGCTGGTCCGAGGTTTCACCTTCGGTTTTTAAACTCCGTGGCGAGAACTACTTCAGGCATGCCATGCATATTTACATTATCTGAATTGGTCTTCCAACACAACTCAAGTTTTGTTCAGTTAAATGGCTAAATGatcttattaaaatttatgatgCAGGGATAAAAGGAAATACCCGGCTCCAGGTTGCAGCCCTTATATCCCGATAGGAGTCGATTTATTTGTCTGCCTGCAGAAAATGCATCACATTGCACAGAAACTCGATCTTCCTTCTGTAAAACCACACGAGAAAGTGCCTCCTCTTTTGATCGTTAATATACAGGTCCTGTTCAACACTCTTCATGAccctcattttctttttcctgttTGATTATGAAATTAGCTGAAGCCGTTTATTGTCGCAGGTTCCGACCTACCCTGCCACCATGTTTGGTGAGAACGATGGGGAAGGAATGAGCCTCGTTTTGTATTTCAGATTAAACGAGAACTTTGATGCTGAGATTTCTCCTGGTTTCCAGGACAGTATCAAGGTATACACAAATATTCGTTCCTGCTTACCTTCTACTGTTCTAGGAACATTTTCACGAACCGGCCTTCATCTCTGGTATATGCTTTGAAGTAGTAACTGAAAGTGCACTTCTCAGAGATTGGTCAAGGATGATATGGAAAAGGTCAAAGGATTTGCGAAGGAAAGCTTAGTTCCATTCAGGGAGAGGCTTAAGATTTTGGCGGGCGTCATAAATCCTGAGGACCTTCAGCTGGGCTCAACTGAGAGGAAGCTCTTGCAAGCTTACAACGAAAAACCAGTTCTTTCACGTCCCCAGCACAGTTTCTATCGGGTAACGAAAGAAATCCTGCTAATGATGATAACCAAACTTCTGGACAACTCTGGAGTGAACATAACACCCTGTCGATGTTTACTGCAGGGACCTAATTATTTCGAGATCGATCTTGATGTACATCGGTTTAGCTTCATATCAAGAAAAGGCCTAGAGGCTTTCAGGGAACGGTTAACAAATGGAATTATCCATCTTAGTTTGACTATCCAGGTAAACCAACACTCGATCAGAAAGTTAGTGAGATGAAGGCATGGTGCTGTGCTTATCATTTGATAGTGTAATCGAGCTGTTTGGTTGAAACTGAAATCtgggtgttttttttttttttttcggtttcaACAGGCCCAAAAGCCAGAGGAATTGCCTGAACAAGTCCTCTGCTGTGTACGCCTGAACAAGATCGATTTCATCAATCATGGTCAGATACCGAGAATTGTAACTGCTGATGAATACTTATTCCTCGAAAGACATGACTGACGATGAAGCAGCAGTGGACGGATCCCCAGAAAGGAAGTAACacaccaccccccccccccccccccccccccccccgcggTGTTTTATCTGCACAGACTGTTCTGGCCTATTTTCAGCGTAGAAGGCACAAATGGAGGGGTCTGCATTTGCGAAACAATGCATTTGAGACCCTGCAAGCACAATCGAGTTGCCTTCAGCACATTTTACAGATAGTCGATTCCATTCATTGTTTACTGTAGATTATGCTCAAGTATGAGTTTAATGTTGATTATTGCATTGAGGAAATCACGGCAACTTCTAATTCATTCCACTTGGTGTGAAAGAATCCATCTAATGGTATATTTATGTTCTCGATAATTGCCTGTTTTAAAATCTAAAACATGAAAATTATTAGATGGACTTAAACCGCAACGAACTTGTGACAGAAGTAATCGCAATTGAAGACTTGGGGATGACTTACCTCTGTCAGCAAGACATTGTAAAAAGAGCTGGTCTGTTCTTGTTAATGGTGTTTCCCGGTTAGTTTTGAGAGCGTGAGCAGGCTTGCGAGGCCAGTGCCTGAGCAGTGATCTCTGCCGGCGCTCTGATAATAAGGTGAATATCAATGTGGTGGACATGAAACTCATCTCAATGTACTAGCAGCATCCTTAAAACCTGCATTCGCCACTACACGGTGAAGGTTCAGATTTTCAGGAAGAAGAACATTTTGAAATATTCCGATTGTCGACCCTTCTGATCCCTCAGTAAGCTTGAATTCCTTACTATTGTTCGTTAGGAAAAACAACTGTCATCCTTACATTTTTCTAGCATTAGTACTATAACAAACTACTCAGCGGGCACTCACGACCGAGGAAGTCGGCTGTCCATCTCCAGGCATTGGATTAATCAAGCAGAACCTGAAATTCAGCTCGCCCCTGCTACGTGCGTGAGAAACAAGATAGAACAGACATACTGGGAGGTTCTGTCGATGACTAATTGAAGGAAATTTCAGCAAAATCAGGGTGCTAATCGCAATTAACAAAAAGGTTGGGGGCATTCAGGGAAAGAGCAAAGACTCAAGAAATTGACCCATGAATCATTTCTGTTCGACTGCAGCTCAGACGAGTAAAGATCGGAACTTTTCTGCTCAACCGAGCGATAGCTCGAAAGACCAATAAAGGGCAGCATGGATTTCAGCGAAACCAACCACCACCGCCTCAGCAGACCAATCCGTTGCATCGTGAAACTGGGTTTgtgttttctttcattttcatctTCCCAAGTGGTTTTGTTTCATGTTCTGTTGCGGGTTGGATGCATTAGTATACTGAAGTGAGCTGGAATTTCATCTAGAATCCATCAAAGATTGGCCGCATGTTCAGCCGAGAACCAGACTTGGCAATCTGCTTCTCGGAACTGACTGATATGCATAAGAGCTAGTGTGAATCAAATCGAGGGAATAAGTTGGATTCAACTCTGAATAACGATTACTGCGTGCAGTTTCATAGTTGGTTGTAGTGTACA from Punica granatum isolate Tunisia-2019 chromosome 3, ASM765513v2, whole genome shotgun sequence includes:
- the LOC116199849 gene encoding uncharacterized protein LOC116199849, with amino-acid sequence MGGCVSSTSKHVLVTRKNRLKKLSSGKKWRRKICSSIVPIRRRTSAGNRVSDFSVSEFVHLDFNTRPADPASKRHEVSNRKFHLTQLQWNHSQNQIDENGICQDEAWFDSVSILESESDDDFISIHGDSFIQAAQFENTSHTVDINGSNKCDGYHESCKTIDEPVQEPREKNRTASPMHPAQKKKSTVILLPVKRKSYGGEESTEYCTSERIVYRPRGGLQIPRFKGEKPTPGSWSEVSPSVFKLRGENYFRDKRKYPAPGCSPYIPIGVDLFVCLQKMHHIAQKLDLPSVKPHEKVPPLLIVNIQVPTYPATMFGENDGEGMSLVLYFRLNENFDAEISPGFQDSIKRLVKDDMEKVKGFAKESLVPFRERLKILAGVINPEDLQLGSTERKLLQAYNEKPVLSRPQHSFYRGPNYFEIDLDVHRFSFISRKGLEAFRERLTNGIIHLSLTIQAQKPEELPEQVLCCVRLNKIDFINHGQIPRIVTADEYLFLERHD